The Penaeus vannamei isolate JL-2024 chromosome 39, ASM4276789v1, whole genome shotgun sequence genome includes the window cattattttcttttttcttttctccatattctttctcttatttaagAGAattgatgattttttaaaatctttctcttGATTAAATTCGTTCTTAATATGTCTTCGAATTTCCTATGGCCAATGGCGCCAAATCGACTCCCTTTATTCCACcgtctcgtctccctcctcccgtcgCTTCAccgcctcgtctccctcccccccttcagacTCCCCGAAGCACACGAACCGCGGCGTGCGAGGCCTGAGGGCGGGGGGAGGCTCGCCCCGTCGCTCTCGTCGCCGTCAGCAGCAGCACCTTCAGCGCCCTCAGGAGGTGGTGGTCGTGAGGGAGGCTTCGGCAAACACGCAGGGCCTGGATCCGGAACTGGCGCGGCTgcaggtgggtgtgtgtgtgtggaggggggggggggaggatggatgtgtgtgtgtgtgtaggtgtgtggatgtgtgtgtgtgtgtgtgtgtggatgtgtgtgggggtggggtgtgtgtgggggggggggagagggtggatgtgtgtgtgtgtgggtggatgtgtgtgtgtgtggatgtggatgtgtgtgtgggggagagggtggatgtgtgtgtgggggagagggtggatgtgtgtgtgtgttgtgtgtgtgggtgtgcgtgtgtatgcgtgtgtgtgtgtatgtattatgtgcgtgtgtatgtgtgtgggtttgtgggtgtgtgggcggacAGGAGATTAGGGTGTTGCTTGAGGACACGAGGACAGGGCTATGTGGGGGAAGCCCGCTGGTGTCCTTCGTTATGGCCGTGAGAAGAacgatgttattgtcattattttatgatggttattgataattgatatatattatgttttatttgtgttgatTTTGATGCTTATAGTATTGATTGTATCTATAGTATTTGCATTTTTAATTGCAATTATATTATTCTAATGGTTTTGTGCTCCACTCTGTTCTAGATCAGttaatctatatattcatgaCCCTGCTACCGAGATAACAAAATGATTACGACACCAGAAATGACTAAATAAAGCCGAAAAAACATCAAAAATCAAAATCgaaaatgtctctccctctctctccccacagtcgatccccaccttcctccccatcaTGCGCGGAGCCCTGACAGCGCCTTCTGCACGAGATCCCGAGGTCCTGGAGCGCCTGGACTCGGCTGCCCTGGTGGCACTGTGCCGTCGCTACCAGGCACACCTCCacgccaccgcctccgccaccaGCCAGCACCAGGACCTCCTCTCCGGCAAGATCAGGGAGGTACGTGGTCGTCCTCCACGGATGGAAGGTGTTCGGGTGGTAGTTTTGAGTGAgggtgtgtctgtatctgtttttttgttgttgttattctcttttctttttattttttctttctttttctctttgcttatttctttctttccctcttactgttttctttctttccttcttactgttttctttctttctttcttttttctatctttccatttttctttcctttttcgttctttctgacttccttttttgtctttgtaaaTTCTCTTCACCTTTGatttttatagatatttcaagctagtgatttttttttgtagggtttattcaaataatctaaTCTTgttaatagaaaatgaaaaagaacatttTCATTTGTTGATCAAATTTTTGTGTAAATTCACCTCCTCTTTCGTTAAATAAGCTATAAATCTAAAGGGGGTGCGAGGACACAATAACATTTTCTTAGGGGTGCGGGTCTAAAAAAGGTGGGAACCACTGCCCTATATTATACCCAGTAAACCACCCCACTACCCCAGATATACCGGCAATTATACTCAATTTTTATCCTCACCATAACCGTTTTCACAAGTAGATGGTTTCAAATTTACTTGGCTTCAATTTAACTCCACAGCAAACCCTCCTTGCTTCAATTTAACTCCACAGCAAACCCTCCTGGCTTCAATTTAACTCCACAACAGACCCTCCTGGCTTCAATTTAACTCCACAGCAAACCCTCCTGGCTTCAATTTAACTCCACAAAAAACTTCCTCTTTCCCTGCAGGTGGACTCTACTGTGAGCGGGTTGGTGACGCAGGTGACGGAGAGGCAGCGTAACTTCGCCCGTTACGCAGAAAAGCTGAACCAGGTGAACGAGATAAGCCACGCCCTCTCCCGCTGCCACGCCTCCCTCAACCTCATCCTCGAGAGCCTGGAGACGCTGAACAATTCTCTGCCGATTCAGGACCGCCTCGAGCCATTCGTGTGGACGACAggttgaaggaggaagggtggagggcgtgagggggtgggtggggcgtgtgtgggggtgggtggggcgtgtgttctgtttgtgggtgggtgtgtagggcGTGTCTGTGGGTGGCTTTGACTGGgtgtttgtgtaagtgggtgtgactgggtgtttgtgtaagtgggcgtgtctgtgtgtctgtgagtgggtGTGACTGGgtgtttgtgtaagtgggtgtgtgaACAAAAAATACGAATGCTTTGATGTGTACACGCGGATGGGATGAAATCCGGACACAGTAGAAGCGAAAGGAAAACCTGACGTTTCGAAGTCAAAAGTTCATCATCAATAAAAGGAAGTGATTAGGAAGTCTTGTCAAGTTcgaaaacttttattttctttcttttctttttccttctccggtCCTGTTTTGGCAGGATTTCTTTTTATGAATGAGTATATGCTTGCTTGTGATTGTGTATTTTTCCGAGTGTGTGttatgtgctgtatgtgtgtgtgtgattgtttgactTTGTGCTCATGTGAATGTGTGAAATGTTTGACCATGGGTGTGTATTTTTATAATTGCGTGCGCTTGTGGAAACGTGTTTATTTAACCATGATATTGTGCGTTTGAGAATGAATTCATATTTTGACTATGGTTGTATATTTGTGTGACTGTGCGTATGTTTAGATATGCAACATGactgtatttctttgtgtgtgtatttataagcaCCCATGTCTCCCCTTGTATGAGTGCGTGTCTTTGCATGAGACCGTGTCCTTGCGTGAGTCACTGTCATGTCTGCTTGTCCTTGTGATGTCAATTATTTATTGTCAAGCCGAAGATGGTGTATAATTGTTCAGAAAGAATAAGTCACAATCTTACAATACTGAACAACAAGGTGATATTCATGAACACGGATTGTGATCTTTCATTCCACAATTGTCAAAGATCTTTTCCACATAAGTGTAAAAATCTCTATTGGGACTGGATACTGATAGAATAAAAGCTGGTACggcatttgtttgtgtttttttttttcctgaaattaATTCCAACGATTATGTCTTGAAATGAGCCACGAGAAGGGTAGAGATTCTCGGAAAACGAAAAGTTATTTCACATTTCGTCCATCCATTAATTATAATACGTCTTGAAATGAGCCACGAGAAGTGTAGAGATTCTCCGTGAACGAAAAGTTCATTTCATTTCACATTTCGTCCATTTCATCAGTCGGACCTTGGCGGCCACACAGAGCAGAGGTCGGATGTTGTCGTCCTTGCCTCTGGACCGAGTTGGcatcaggaagggcatccagtcAGAAGGAAACTGTCCCAGGCTTAGGTACAGCATAGGCAGCTGAAGGTGTATGGGATGGTCTCATAGACCTATAATGGATGTGTTTGAGTGATGATTAatacctgtatatatagatacatgaggAATCCCACACATATACGAAATACTGTAAATTGAGTaggatacagataaaaaaaacccACCAACCATGGAATGCAATTTAGAAACTAACGAAGGTCAAATATTTTTGTCGTTTgtgagaaaaaataattagataattgaatatattttttcattttcacaggGTCTAAAAGTAGCATAAGAGTGACATGTTGTCCAaggtttctgttttctttaagaAGATAATCGGGTACATGCACACACCCTTCGACAATCATAAATAACGGAAGAAATTGCCTTCCAGTATAATCAAagacatttttatctctctctctctctgcatatatatatatatatatatatatatatatatatatatatatatatatatatatatatatatggatatatatatatttatatatatatatatatatatatatatatatatatatatatatatggatatatatataatatatatatatatatatatatataatatataatatataatatatatatatatatatatatatatatatatatatatatatttatatatatatacatatatatgatgtatagacaatatataatatatatgtagatatatattatatacacatatgatatataacatatatatatatatgagatatggatatatatatgtatgtatgtatatggatatatatatatttatgtatgtatatggatatatatatatttatgtatgtatatggatatatatatatatatatatatgtatgtatgtatatggatatatatatgtatgtatgtatatggatatatatatgtatgtatgtatatggatatatatatgtatgtatgtatatggatatatatatattatatattgatatatatattgatatattgatatgtatatattgatttatatatatatggaaatatatatatatatggatatggatatatatatatatatatatatatatatatatttatatatatatggatatatatgtatatgtatatatatggatatatatgtatatgtatatatatggatatatatatgcatatatatggatatatatatgtatatatatatggatatatatatattatatatatatatatatatatatatatatatatatatatatatatatatatatatatatatatatatggatgtatgtatatatacatgcacacacacacacacacatacacattcatacataaaacaCCGCGATTCGTCATCAGGTGAAGACGAGTCTCGGTTTCACATTACACGGAGGCGCGACGTCTTGCCGAGTCGTGCCAGCCTCTTCCTCTAGGTGTTAAGGCGCAGTAATCTGCAGCATGTTGGGGTCTCACTGGTTCGTTGTCTCATTCTTATGCTGCTTCACCTTGTCTcggtctttattcttcttctttcttattttatagggttttaggTCTTTATTCTGCCCGTTGTCATGTTTTCTACCTGTTGTCGTTTGTTAAATGTATCGTTTTAATGTTGTCttatcctttttcgttttttttttactatgtgtTGGGTTTCGTTCTTTCACAGAATGAGGTTTTACATTGtctcgtattattatcatattacctattatatatctattatctcgTATTATCTCATGTCATCTCGATCTTTAGAGTTCTATTCTCGCACTTCTTATTTCGCTTTTATACtgtctttctttcactgtttCGTTATTGCTCCTATTAATCTTATATGTTCTTTTTGTATGttgtctctcattatctatctcatTCTTATGCTTGTTCTCTTTCAGtgctcatctcactctctcttctgtctgtcttacactatgctcttttctgtttcttttcttacaATATGCCCCTTCTActgtatttctcttcctctgcctagcCTAACTTGCTCTTTTGCTGTCTGCCTCGTTCTCACGTTCTTTCTTTAAATCCCTCTCCCAGAAACATCTCATTAACATGAGTTTAGCTTGTAATGTCTGAGCCTACGGAAAGGCTTATTAAGATAGGGACTGAGGACACCACGTTAACTCACCCTTCGAAATGTAATTGACTTTCGTATCGATAAACTTGCTAATTTGTTAGTCAGTATCAAAGCGTCATTCGTtcatgcattttctttcttccaccctctttctctcgtattctcttaGTCTTGCTCTCTTACTGTCTCGCTTTTATTGTTTTGTCCTATATGTCCCTTTTCCTGAACTATCTCGCTTTCTCActgtttccgttttctgtttatcCTCAACTGATATAAACCGACATTTTTCCTCCTATGAATGTGATTCAAATTAGAACCTTATTAATGCGTGGCTTAAGGTAAATAGTAATTTAATGCATGAACATTTTTTCCTAAtatgttttgtctctctttttgtctattttcctatGAATTTATTTTCCATCTTACCAACAATGAAGACttcttgaatttttttttaccaacgaTGTATCATGTGGTTGATATAATGTATCTTGCATTTATCTGTCCAtatgggaaataataataataataataataaattgataagtaaatataaacgaaatatccattttttaaaaattattctcattatttcccATATTGACCGATAAATGCAATTCAGTAGTTTATTAACGTGTTGCTAGTGTAATTGGTAATTTAATATACAATTTTATTAGTAACGTAGTCTTGAGAATTTCTTTCATCTTTGTTTGTCTACTTATTCATACTCCAAATTATTTTTTCGATATtacgattattttattatcttatgtATTCAAGCATTTTCCCTCTGGAGTTTAAGAATCAACAGAAACGAAATGTAATTATATAATCTTATTTACCCTTTGTATGTATGTTCTTTATCTAAATTTGTTATCCGCACAGCAAGATTCATTATTCGCACATACAAACCTGGATACAATCTTAGCTCTTTAAATACctatttttgtatttactttctatttttcttttactactcgtgtctttctatctgtctgtctgtctgtctgtctttctctctctctctctctctctctctctctctctctctctctctctctctctctctctctctcttttctaaaatGAGCGTAagagttagtgtgagtgtgtgtgcttgccatagatagttatatatagatagagataggagagacggagacggagctagatagagagacagagataaagacagaaacaaagatagagagagaatgacaaacagacagaaagagccatCCAGACTGACAGAACAAAGATTTGAGAGACATAAAAAGCTGacgttaccccccccctcccccccacttcattACACATCACTCTATTTTCTGCCAGTTGCTGTCAAGATTTCATGCCAACTCATCGTGCGTTCTCAGCAGACGTGGAAAAGTAATTGATCTGAGGCTTATCATGTCGAGCAGATGTGTCTTTGGCAGTGAGTAACACACAACCTGAATACCTTGCGTTATCATAAGGGTCCCTTGGCTTTtgatccttttttcttgtttttttctctctttctgtcttatttttacttatttatttttttttgcatagtCCTTTCATCTGTTTAGTATTCAGTGGAAATAAGGTTTgaagtaatatttttttattaaagcaattgcttatatttatattttgcattGGAAGGGGATGTGAATAtaaagacagttttttttttttttttgcatatcttTATTATGGAAAAATACAAAGTATGTATTCAATCCTTAAACAGATTTACTGAACATGCATGAAATCTGCAACTTTAGTGATTTCAGAAAGtggctatttatttatctacctgtttatctatctatatcagggttagtatatgtatgtatgtttgtgtttgtgtacgtatctacatatattcatatatatatatatatatatatatatatatatatatatatatatatatatatatacatatatatgtgtctgtattttatatgtaaatatgtatatgtacacatgtatatatatgtgtgtgtatgtatatatttattatatatatatatatatatatatatatatatatatatatatatatatatatatatatgtgtgtgtgtgtgtgtgtgtgtgtgtgtgtgtgtgtgtgtgtgtgtgtgtgtgtgtgtgtgtgtgtgtgtgtgtgtgtgtgtgtgtgtgtgtgtgtgtgtgtgtgtgtgtgtgtgtgtgtgtgtgtgagtacacatatatacatacatatatatacatacatatatatacatatatattcatatatatatatatatatatatatatatatatatatatatatatatatatatatatatatatatgtgtgtgtgtgtgtgtgtgtatgtgtgtgtgtatatatatatatatatatatatatatatatatatatatatatatatatatataatttacatatatgcttgtatatatatacttatatgcttgtatatatatacatatatatacttgtatatatatacacatgtatatatatatatatatatatatatatatatatatatatatatatatatatatatatatatatatatacatatttagtattatacattcatatatagcacatgcacatgcaacaAACCTACGAAACCAGATTTTTTTGATCCCATAACGAGAGAATCCACATTTCGTAATAAATTTTCCAGCATAAAAACACTtctagagaaaatgagaaagatgtaATACCCAATTTTAAacagatgtttttttgtttttttttattcaaagttGATCAATTCTTTCGTACAATTTAGTTCTTAATTGGTAATCTTTCGGTTTAGAAATTGAAATTGGTCCTTATAGATAATCCTTATTTGAAATTGATTCATCATTTagtaaaaaaataaggaattttcTCTAAAATGTTATGTCTTTGTACATATTGATACAGAAGtgaatgcttatatatacatatgtgtatctttgtatgtacattcgtatgtatgtatgcgtgtgcgtgttcgtatcgtgtgtgtgtgtgtgtgtgtgtgtgtgtgtgtgtgtgtgtgtgtatgtgcgtgtgcatatgtgtgcgtgcgtgtgtgttgtatagTTATTATTTGGTTTAGTTTATTAATACTTcgttttattggtaattattagtaCATACAACTATAACACTACATTAAACATGAAAAGTGTTATTAAAAATTTCAACGATCAATTTCAAATCCCACCAAAACGATATATAGCTTTCAATTAATAGCGAATTTGACGAAAGACACTGAGCAAAccgattttatttctattttgaatTGGTTAATTTTTCTAGTATAAAAATAAACTTATggatgaaatgaaagaagaaaaatagttaaTCAAAATAACATATCAATGCAGGCAAAGCATGCACTTAcagcctccatttttttctttctttcttcctttttagtcCTGTATAAAACAAAGCACAGAAAAAAGGCAAAGttagaaaaatgtagaaaataaaacgaaagatgaTGAGGTAGAAATGGATGCCAAGAACAAACCGGTGTACGTTCACCTGCATAACTTTATACCAGCGATGTTCATTATTCACCAACTTTTGAGATTTAAGCTGTCAGAATGGCGCGCTGCAGGTGGGTTAGGGGAGCGACAGGAgaaatgtgagggagagggagagggagagggagagggagagggagagggagagggagagggagagggagagggagagggagagggagagggagagggagagggagagggagagggagagggagagggagagggagagggagagggagagggagagggagagggagagggagagggagagggagagggagagggagagggagagggagagggagagggagagggagagggagagggagagggagagggagagggagagggagaaaatggggcaatagtgaaaaggaaggtaagatgaagagaaaaaaaaggaa containing:
- the BORCS5 gene encoding BLOC-1-related complex subunit 5, with amino-acid sequence MGGEQSRDAGGGVGVGGGGVEGVDRRGSDPSRPTSTSPRPSICSDSDLPYIPYTVNRPIGDSPKHTNRGVRGLRAGGGSPRRSRRRQQQHLQRPQEVVVVREASANTQGLDPELARLQSIPTFLPIMRGALTAPSARDPEVLERLDSAALVALCRRYQAHLHATASATSQHQDLLSGKIREVDSTVSGLVTQVTERQRNFARYAEKLNQVNEISHALSRCHASLNLILESLETLNNSLPIQDRLEPFVWTTG